A section of the Humulus lupulus chromosome 2, drHumLupu1.1, whole genome shotgun sequence genome encodes:
- the LOC133814545 gene encoding calcium-dependent protein kinase 1-like, whose amino-acid sequence MIKRQRERFSDVVGSPYYVAPEVLRKWYDPEADVWSAGVILYILLSGVPPFWAESEQGIFEEVLHGDLDFSTDPWPSISEGAKDLVRKMLIRDPERRKSAHDVLCHPWVQVGGVAPDKPLDSAILSRLKQFSAMNKLKKMAIRVIIAESLSEEEIAGLKEMFKMIDTDSSGQITFEELKAGLKRFGANLKESEIYDLMQAADVDNSGTIDYGEFVAATLHLNKIEREDHLFAAFSYFDKDGSGYITQDELQHACEEFGVEDVRIEEMMQEVDQDNVNGRIDYNEFVEMMQKGTIGGPAKKGLQNSFSIAFREGRKL is encoded by the exons ATGATTAAGCGGCAAA GAGAGAGATTTAGTGATGTGGTTGGTAGCCCATATTACGTTGCACCAGAAGTCTTACGCAAGTGGTATGATCCAGAAGCAGATGTTTGGAGTGCTGGAGTGATTCTTTACATTCTGTTAAGTGGAGTGCCTCCATTTTGGGCTG AGAGCGAGCAAGGGATATTTGAAGAAGTATTACATGGTGACCTAGACTTTTCAACAGACCCATGGCCTAGTATTTCTGAAGGTGCCAAAGATTTAGTAAGGAAAATGCTTATTCGAGATCCCGAAAGGCGGAAATCTGCACATGATGTTTTGT GCCATCCCTGGGTTCAAGTTGGTGGTGTGGCTCCTGACAAGCCTCTCGATTCTGCAATATTAAGTCGATTGAAGCAATTCTCTGCAATGAACAAGCTCAAGAAAATGGCTATTAGAGTAA TAATTGCAGAGAGCTTATCTGAAGAAGAAATTGCTGGCCTAAAAGAAATGTTCAAAATGATAGACACTGACAGTAGTGGTCAAATCACTTTTGAAGAACTTAAGGCTGGTTTGAAAAGATTTGGAGCTAATCTTAAGGAATCTGaaatttatgatttaatgcaaGCA GCAGATGTAGATAACAGTGGAACAATTGATTATGGAGAGTTTGTAGCAGCCACTTTGCATTTAAACAAAATTGAGAGAGAAGATCATTTGTTCGCGGCATTTTCCTACTTCGATAAAGATGGAAGTGGCTACATTACTCAAGACGAGCTTCAACATGCTTGCGAGGAGTTTGGTGTAGAGGACGTCCGGATAGAAGAAATGATGCAAGAAGTTGATCAGGATAATGTGA ATGGGCGCATAGATTATAATGAGTTCGTGGAAATGATGCAGAAAGGAACTATTGGTGGCCCTGCTAAGAAAGGCCTACAAAATTCCTTCAGCATTGCTTTTAGAGAGGGTCGTAAACTTTAG